From a region of the Armatimonadota bacterium genome:
- a CDS encoding tripartite tricarboxylate transporter TctB family protein encodes MGAWDALAGVVLALLGSYVFVAARSFPRMAGQYPGPGLFPQLLGALLVIAGVALVVGSVAGGRARVRRALLGGSRRERLSALLVVAAVIFYIVAVTRLGFAVVSVLILSGLMAALRVRVRWSVLIGVGTTVVLYVLFARLLRVPLPEGILRGLL; translated from the coding sequence ATGGGGGCCTGGGACGCGCTCGCCGGAGTGGTGCTGGCGCTCCTGGGCTCCTATGTCTTTGTTGCCGCCCGCTCCTTTCCCCGGATGGCGGGCCAGTACCCGGGGCCCGGGCTGTTCCCCCAGCTGCTGGGGGCTCTTCTGGTGATCGCGGGGGTGGCGCTGGTCGTGGGCTCGGTGGCCGGCGGGCGGGCGCGGGTCCGCCGCGCTCTCCTGGGCGGCTCTCGCCGTGAGCGGCTGTCCGCCCTGCTGGTGGTCGCGGCGGTGATCTTTTACATCGTGGCGGTCACCCGGCTGGGATTTGCGGTGGTCTCGGTTCTCATCCTGAGCGGCCTCATGGCCGCCCTGAGAGTGCGGGTGCGGTGGAGCGTCCTGATCGGCGTCGGGACGACGGTGGTCCTGTATGTCCTGTTCGCCCGCCTCCTGCGGGTACCGCTTCCCGAGGGCATCCTGCGCGGCCTGCTGTGA
- a CDS encoding tripartite tricarboxylate transporter substrate binding protein, with protein sequence MPRSLGRVGAAGVALALVLAVGAGLPVGAQQPYPSKPITIVVPWSPGGGTDRTARAIAAVLEKDLRQPVGVVNRTGGGGVIGHMATATAEPDGYTLGMITIEITMMSWLGLTHLTYMDYRPIALFINNRAGITVRADAPWKTYRELEAYIKANPGKLKASGTAAGGIWDLARVGWLLAAGLTPDHVKWVPSAGAAAALAELAAGGVDICTCSPAEALPLVEAGKARVLAVMADKRWSALPQVPTLKELGINFEIGGWAGLAAPARTPDAIVQFLDRAVEKAVRSPEFTTFIKTSGFWLDYRNAAEFSKFLAQEHLNNGRLLKAGGFIK encoded by the coding sequence ATGCCGAGGTCACTGGGGCGTGTGGGTGCCGCAGGGGTGGCCCTGGCGCTCGTCCTGGCGGTCGGAGCCGGATTGCCGGTCGGCGCCCAGCAGCCGTACCCCAGCAAGCCCATCACCATCGTCGTGCCCTGGTCGCCGGGCGGAGGAACTGATCGCACCGCGCGGGCCATTGCGGCGGTCCTGGAGAAGGATCTGCGTCAGCCTGTGGGCGTGGTCAACCGCACGGGGGGCGGGGGGGTCATCGGCCACATGGCGACCGCCACGGCCGAGCCGGACGGCTACACCCTGGGCATGATCACCATCGAGATCACCATGATGAGCTGGCTGGGCCTGACCCACTTGACCTACATGGACTACCGGCCCATCGCGCTGTTCATCAACAACCGCGCCGGCATCACCGTGCGCGCCGACGCTCCCTGGAAGACCTACCGGGAGCTGGAGGCCTACATCAAGGCCAATCCCGGGAAGCTGAAGGCGTCGGGGACGGCGGCCGGCGGCATCTGGGATCTGGCGCGGGTGGGCTGGCTGCTGGCGGCGGGGTTGACCCCCGACCACGTCAAGTGGGTCCCCAGCGCCGGAGCGGCGGCGGCTCTGGCCGAGCTGGCCGCCGGCGGCGTGGATATCTGCACCTGCAGCCCCGCCGAGGCCCTGCCCCTGGTGGAGGCGGGCAAGGCGCGGGTCCTGGCCGTGATGGCCGACAAGCGCTGGTCGGCGCTGCCCCAGGTGCCCACCCTCAAGGAACTGGGCATCAACTTTGAGATCGGGGGATGGGCGGGGCTGGCCGCGCCGGCCCGGACGCCGGACGCCATCGTGCAGTTTCTGGACCGGGCCGTGGAGAAGGCCGTGCGGTCGCCCGAGTTCACCACCTTCATCAAGACCAGCGGCTTCTGGCTGGACTACCGGAACGCCGCCGAGTTCAGCAAGTTCCTGGCGCAGGAGCACCTCAACAACGGCAGGCTGCTGAAGGCCGGCGGGTTCATCAAGTAG